In Gopherus flavomarginatus isolate rGopFla2 chromosome 1, rGopFla2.mat.asm, whole genome shotgun sequence, a single genomic region encodes these proteins:
- the LOC127043187 gene encoding uncharacterized protein LOC127043187, with product MAIALWKLAMPDSYRSVRNQFGVGKSNVGAAVLQVANTVIDQLLSRVLTLGNVQTIVDGFNALGFPNCGGAIDGTHIPILALAHQGGQYVNRKGYFSMVLQALVGHKRCFTDISLGWPEKVHDARIFRDSGLFEQLQEGIYFPDQKITVRDVETPVVILGDPAYPSVP from the exons a tggccatagcactgtggaagcttgcaatgcccgacagctaccggtcagtcaggaatcagtttggagtaggcaaatctaatgtaggggctgctgtgcttCAAGTAGCCAACACagtcattgaccagctgctatcaagggtattgactttgggaaatgtgcagaccattgtggatggctttaatgctctggggttccctaactgcggcggggcaatagatggaacgcatatccctatcttggccctgGCACACCAGGGCggccagtacgtaaaccgcaagggatacttttccatggtgctgcaagcactagtggGTCACAAGagatgtttcactgacatcagcttGGGATGGCCagaaaaggtgcatgatgctcgcatcttcagggactctggcctgtttgaacagctgcaggaagggatttacttcccagaccagaaaattactgttagGGATGTTGAAACGCCTGTAGTTATcctcggggacccagcctacccctcagTGCCctag